The Coprobacillus cateniformis DNA window TTCTGCAGAGATTGCACATTTTGAGATTACATCAAGTGAATTAGATAAAGCTAAAACAGCAGACATTAAACTGTTTGAGACAATTATGGATTCAGATGGATTAACACCAGAAACAGATGTTGCTGCTGGAAAGATTGCACCAGGGACAAGTGGTTCAACAACGATAGCAGTAACAAACAATTCAGATGTGAATGTCAATCTTGATATGACTTTTAAACTTGAATACAATGGTTTAAATGCACCACTTGAATTTAGTACAGATAACTCAACATGGAATACAGATATTACTCAAGTGCAGCCAGCTACTACAAAGCTGGATATGTCTACAGGAAAGAGAAAAGAGATCACGCTTTATTGGAGATGGGCATTTGGAGAATCTCAAACAGCAACTGATACAGCTATTGGTGAAGATGTGACTGCTTTAGGTACAAATCAGCCAGAAGTGACAGTTACAGCTACATGTACACAGGTTGATTAAAGAGATGGAGGATGAGTTCTATCCTTCTCAATGTGATTTACAAAAATAGATTTCATTGAAGAGGGTAGAAAGGAAAGAGGAAAGAATAATGAAGGACTGGAAGAAAAGAGGAATCGGACTGTGCATAGGTGGAGCAACAATGCTACTGTTGGGGTTACCTATGCATATAAGTGCTCAAAACGAACTGAAGGAACCAAGGATTATAGTTGAAGACAGTGATGGATACTGGACTCAGGATAGTGATTTAAATATCTTTCCAGAGCGAGATGGGAACAAATATTTGACAGATAGTGATTGGGGTGAGTACGTGTTTACAATACATAACGATGCTCATTTTACATCAGCCTATGAACTGTTAATGAGTGAAACAAATGATGAGAAAATACCTATTGAGTATCAATTGGAAAATAGCGAAGGCAAGAATATTCTTGGCACTGAGGATGAATGGGTGACACTGTCAGAACCACAGAAGTATAAAAATGATATGGAAATTAACCAGAAGGATACACTTACATTAAAATGGAGATGGAGTCAAAATGGTATATCAGATAATGAAGTTGCAGATGGAAGTGTTTATACAATTCATCTGCATATAGATGGCTACCAGACAGGTCAAGATATAGATGAAGAGGAACCAGTATATCCAGATGTACCAGAAACACCTGAGACAGAACACCCTGATGAGATACAACCAGAAATACCTGATCATGGAAATGATATAATCGATTCAGAACAAGGTGTTGATGGAAATATTCAAGATAATGAAATAGTTAGTAATTCAGGGGATACAAATAACAACAGTATTACCAGTAATACTCATACTTCATCAGGAAATACCTCAGGAACAGATGAAAATCAGCTAGATGGAAATAGTGAAACAGATAAAAAGGATGAAGATACTTCTATAAAGCAGGAAATTGATGAACAATTAGAATCAGCAGAGAAAAAGAGTCTTCTGGGATTTATTATTATAGTGTCGTCTGTTTTTGTCGGTGGTGCAGGAGCCGTTACACTTTTTATCAAAAAAGGCATTAATAAAAAATGATGTGTAAAAGAATTTTAAGAGTAATAAGTAAAGTTATAACAGTTATTGTGATAGGGATTTATCTGATACAACTATACCTGATGATACAGTCAACGCAAACAAATAGGTTACCTAAGATTTTTGGATGGGGTGAAGTTGTCTTTTTATCAGGAAGTATGGAACCATCAATAAAGACAGGAAGCCTAGCGCTGATACACGAACAGGATAGTTATGAAGTTGATGATATTGTGACATATGTAAAGGATTACACATTGATAACTCACAGAATTATCGAAATTCATGATGATGAGAAAATTGTAGTTCAAGGTGATGCAAATAATGTTGAGGATGAGCCAATTACAAAAAATATGATAGAAGGAAAGGTAGTTTGTTCTGTGCCCTATATAGGGACAGTCATTAGACAGTTGAAGACACCTATAGGAATGGCAGGAGTTGCAGGAATTGGAATGATGATTATTCTGTGGCCAGACAAGGAGGAAGAGGATGAAATTGAGAATAAGTAAAAGAGAGAGAGTTATTATTGTGTTTACAGCTATGACAGTTATCGCTACAATTGTATTTATAACTCTAGGAAGATACAGTGGTTCATTAGGTGGTGTGGCACATGCCTCTATTGCTAAGCCACAGACATCACTTGTCCGTGGGGGAAATAATGAAATCAACATGGATAAGGGAAATGTAGGAGAATATAGATTCTATGTTAGTAATAAAGATGGAGCAGAGATATCAGAAGTGAGCATGACTTATTCAATTGATGTTGTGACAAATGCCGGTTATAAAGGGAAAGTCAAATATAGTCTTTTCCATTGTGATGAGAATGGAGTATATGATGAAGCAAATGATGGAGTCTCACTTAATCAGAATGGGAGCATTGTTAAAGCGACAGATGATCAAATGTTATTACCTGCCACTACAGAAACAGCACACCATTATATTCTTAAGCTATATCCTGATACAGCAGGAGATTTTGGTTTCAATGTAAAAGTAACATCGGTACAGAAAGACTAGGAGGAGTTGACAGATGGAATTAAGAAAAGAGAAGAGGACAACAGTCATCATCATGGCCATCTGTGCAGTGATGTTAGCTCTATGCACATACACATTTGCAAGGTATATAAAAAACCTGGAGACAAGTGGGCAAGTGAAAGTAAAGAATACTTATTTTGAAAGAGTCTATGGAGATGCGAATGCACCGTATGATCAAAAAGATGGATTTGGGAAGTATTATGTGCATTCGACAGCGACATCATGGACTGTGGATTTTAAAGATGAAGTGGTGAATGGAAAGTTCACTCTTGCTGGAACAGAAATTACAGATACATATATGTTGTTTGCAAAAAATCGTGGAACTAAGTATATATTTCTTCCGGAAAGTTATACAGGGAAAATAAATAAAAATATGTTTGATGGAACTTCCACAGGTAAACGTTTGATCTATAGGAATACAGCAAACGATTTATCGTCTCAAACATTTAACTATGCAGATGCAAAAATCTATGCATATATAACTGAT harbors:
- a CDS encoding signal peptidase I; this encodes MMCKRILRVISKVITVIVIGIYLIQLYLMIQSTQTNRLPKIFGWGEVVFLSGSMEPSIKTGSLALIHEQDSYEVDDIVTYVKDYTLITHRIIEIHDDEKIVVQGDANNVEDEPITKNMIEGKVVCSVPYIGTVIRQLKTPIGMAGVAGIGMMIILWPDKEEEDEIENK